A genomic stretch from Bacillus sp. N1-1 includes:
- the ylbJ gene encoding sporulation integral membrane protein YlbJ, which yields MNVQVMKTIMLATSVTFVALAVILFPDHTLEASKSGLSMWWNIVFPSLLPFFIISEILIGIGVVRFIGILLEPLMRPLFRVPGSGAFVFAMGIASGFPAGAKYTAHLRQNNDITAIEGERLVSFTNCSNPLFIFAAVAVGFFHNPALGVILAIAHYAGNILVGFVMRFHHPEDRHPTEMIRSSESRLGLAFSALHETRLTDPRPFGKMMGDAVHSSIKTLLMVGGFIILFSVLNELLGVIGIAAILAGIIRSILLLLQLSPELDIPLLSGMFEITLGSRLASESSTTLLAQAIVTSFILAFNGFSVQAQVASILADTDIRFKPFFFARLLHGFFASFLTLIIWKPIYLDYLSSGNGSLPVLNREDAPSFIESVYSFLTQTGPWITLFSLLIFIILVTYRAGNQRIFK from the coding sequence GTGAACGTTCAAGTAATGAAAACCATAATGCTTGCAACGTCCGTGACGTTCGTTGCTCTCGCCGTAATTTTATTTCCTGATCATACACTAGAGGCATCCAAAAGCGGTTTATCCATGTGGTGGAATATTGTATTCCCCTCTTTATTACCCTTTTTTATTATCTCTGAAATCCTAATTGGCATTGGAGTTGTTCGATTTATTGGCATTTTACTAGAACCTTTGATGAGACCCCTTTTTCGTGTTCCAGGTTCAGGCGCTTTTGTATTTGCAATGGGCATTGCGTCAGGCTTCCCTGCAGGAGCGAAGTATACCGCTCATCTTCGTCAAAATAATGACATCACTGCAATTGAAGGAGAACGTCTTGTTTCGTTTACAAACTGCTCAAACCCGCTTTTTATTTTCGCCGCTGTTGCAGTTGGTTTTTTCCATAATCCCGCACTTGGCGTTATTTTAGCGATCGCCCACTACGCCGGTAATATTTTGGTTGGGTTCGTGATGCGTTTTCATCATCCTGAGGACCGCCATCCTACTGAAATGATCCGATCTTCTGAGTCAAGACTCGGACTTGCTTTTTCAGCTCTCCATGAAACACGACTTACAGATCCACGTCCATTCGGAAAAATGATGGGAGATGCTGTTCATTCTTCAATTAAAACACTATTAATGGTTGGTGGCTTCATTATTCTGTTTTCTGTTTTAAATGAGCTACTCGGTGTGATTGGAATCGCTGCTATTCTTGCAGGAATAATTCGGTCCATCCTGTTACTGTTACAGCTATCCCCTGAGCTAGATATCCCATTACTTTCTGGAATGTTTGAAATTACGTTAGGAAGCAGACTAGCAAGTGAAAGCTCTACAACACTTCTTGCTCAAGCGATCGTGACAAGCTTCATTCTGGCTTTTAATGGATTCTCCGTTCAGGCACAGGTGGCAAGTATTTTGGCAGATACCGACATTCGGTTCAAGCCATTTTTTTTCGCGAGATTGCTTCATGGCTTTTTCGCATCTTTTCTTACACTTATCATTTGGAAACCTATTTATTTGGATTACCTATCTTCAGGTAATGGCTCTCTTCCTGTTTTAAATCGAGAAGATGCCCCATCTTTTATTGAAAGCGTCTATTCTTTTCTTACGCAAACAGGACCCTGGATCACCCTTTTTTCATTACTTATATTTATCATCCTTGTTACTTACCGTGCTGGGAATCAACGGATATTTAAGTAG
- the coaD gene encoding pantetheine-phosphate adenylyltransferase, whose product MAKIAVCPGSFDPVTFGHLDIIKRGARVFDDIKVVVLNNQSKSTLFSVEERVALLKEATKDIPNVTVDSHHGLLIEYAKKVEASTILRGLRAVSDFEYEMKIASINRKLEDEIETFFMMTNNQYSFLSSSIVKEIAKYHAPVSDLVPEIVESALRQKYAESPLS is encoded by the coding sequence ATGGCAAAAATTGCAGTATGCCCGGGTAGTTTTGATCCAGTGACTTTTGGTCACCTAGATATTATTAAACGAGGTGCAAGAGTGTTCGATGATATTAAAGTTGTCGTGCTTAATAATCAGAGTAAATCCACGTTATTCTCAGTAGAAGAGCGTGTCGCTCTGTTAAAAGAAGCAACGAAAGACATTCCGAACGTTACCGTTGATTCTCATCACGGTCTTTTAATTGAGTATGCTAAAAAAGTAGAGGCGTCAACGATCTTACGCGGATTGCGTGCGGTATCTGATTTTGAATATGAGATGAAAATTGCTTCAATTAACCGAAAACTAGAAGATGAAATTGAAACTTTCTTTATGATGACCAACAATCAATACTCCTTTTTAAGCTCAAGTATTGTAAAAGAAATTGCGAAATACCATGCACCTGTCTCAGATCTAGTACCTGAGATCGTTGAAAGTGCTCTCAGACAAAAGTATGCAGAATCCCCGTTAAGTTAA
- a CDS encoding SepM family pheromone-processing serine protease → MNRSTKKFTYVWAIIIVLVAAFTFIDLPYYVTTPGEARVLDEVINVDGGSQDGGEFMLTTVRVGEANVIQYIWAQFNEYHELIEEDLIKREGESDEEYHQRQLDVMANSQTSATIVAYQAANKDITITKNGVLVTGIIEGMPADGKLELGDLIVEVDGEKVEETEQLLEQLGSYEKSDTVNLTIKREDKEMKVELGFADFPEAYNAEDGKVGVGITGPVTATTIETDPSIKINTDEIGGPSAGLMFSLEIYNQLTEEDWTKGYEIAGTGTINDEGEVGPIGGIKQKIVAADGSGAEIFFAPVAHSNYDDALEAGKDIDTEMKIVPVETFEDAREYLKQLKEK, encoded by the coding sequence ATGAATCGAAGCACCAAGAAATTCACCTATGTTTGGGCAATTATTATTGTATTGGTGGCGGCCTTTACTTTTATTGACCTCCCCTATTATGTGACAACACCGGGAGAAGCGAGAGTATTAGATGAAGTGATCAACGTTGATGGTGGTTCACAAGATGGTGGAGAATTTATGCTGACGACTGTTCGAGTGGGAGAAGCAAACGTTATTCAGTACATCTGGGCCCAATTTAACGAATATCATGAGTTGATTGAAGAAGATTTGATTAAACGTGAAGGCGAGTCAGATGAAGAGTACCATCAAAGACAGCTAGACGTCATGGCAAACTCACAAACGAGTGCGACAATTGTAGCATACCAGGCAGCGAATAAGGACATTACCATTACAAAAAATGGTGTTCTCGTAACTGGAATCATTGAAGGAATGCCGGCAGATGGGAAGTTAGAACTCGGCGACTTAATTGTCGAGGTTGACGGAGAGAAAGTGGAAGAAACCGAACAGCTTCTTGAGCAACTTGGCTCTTATGAAAAGTCAGACACGGTTAACTTAACCATTAAAAGAGAAGATAAGGAAATGAAGGTGGAGCTTGGTTTTGCAGACTTCCCAGAAGCTTATAATGCCGAAGACGGTAAAGTAGGCGTTGGGATCACAGGTCCTGTCACAGCAACGACGATCGAAACAGATCCTTCCATTAAAATCAATACGGACGAAATTGGTGGACCATCAGCGGGGTTAATGTTTTCACTTGAAATTTATAACCAATTAACAGAAGAGGATTGGACAAAAGGGTATGAGATTGCTGGAACGGGTACAATCAATGACGAAGGTGAAGTTGGACCGATCGGCGGAATAAAACAGAAGATCGTGGCTGCTGATGGATCAGGGGCAGAAATTTTCTTTGCACCGGTTGCTCATTCCAATTATGATGATGCATTAGAAGCAGGAAAAGATATTGATACCGAAATGAAGATTGTTCCTGTGGAAACATTTGAAGATGCTCGTGAGTACTTAAAACAATTGAAAGAAAAGTAA
- a CDS encoding MFS transporter: MENWKRNVWILFGSQFLVLGAMTMIMPFLPLYVQELGVEGESQISLWSGVIFGANFLTAFLFSPFWGRMADRHGRKLMLLRSGFGMAIVIILTGFATGPWSLLGLRLLNGVVSGFIPAAIALVATNTPKEHVGYALGTLNSGAVAGAICGPLFGGLMAETFGFRMIFNITGIVILLAAFVVLFLVKEEKKPEPSAKNEKSNAIKDFKKVTVNSPMLSLMLVGFLVQFALLGMNPLIPLFVQQLTTGSNVALFAGIAASVMGVANMLASPKLGKVGDRKGSHHVLYYSLIGAAIFSIPQAFVQELWQLITLRFLLGLCIGGLLPSVNSLVKTLSPAGMESRTYSFSNSAVYLGNLLGPVTGGAIVALVGTRGLFLFAGIILLISVAYVKRKVLPILDRKRAVYEAKEIPS, from the coding sequence GTGGAGAATTGGAAACGAAATGTGTGGATTTTGTTTGGTAGTCAATTTCTAGTCCTAGGTGCCATGACGATGATCATGCCATTTCTCCCTTTATACGTGCAAGAACTCGGTGTAGAAGGAGAAAGTCAAATTAGCCTCTGGTCAGGCGTCATTTTCGGAGCGAATTTTTTAACAGCATTTTTATTTTCACCATTCTGGGGACGTATGGCAGATCGACATGGACGAAAGCTGATGCTTCTTCGTTCTGGCTTCGGTATGGCAATCGTAATTATTTTAACCGGATTTGCCACAGGTCCCTGGTCTTTACTTGGTTTACGTTTGCTTAATGGAGTTGTTTCAGGGTTTATCCCTGCTGCAATTGCACTTGTTGCAACGAATACACCAAAAGAGCACGTTGGTTATGCTCTCGGTACGCTAAATTCAGGTGCGGTCGCAGGTGCCATTTGTGGTCCTTTATTTGGGGGATTAATGGCAGAAACGTTTGGTTTTCGAATGATCTTTAATATTACGGGTATTGTTATTTTACTTGCAGCATTTGTTGTCCTATTTCTAGTGAAAGAAGAGAAAAAACCAGAGCCCTCAGCCAAAAATGAGAAAAGCAACGCGATAAAAGATTTTAAAAAAGTAACGGTGAATTCTCCGATGCTATCTTTAATGCTTGTAGGTTTTCTTGTACAGTTTGCGCTTCTTGGTATGAATCCACTCATACCTCTTTTTGTCCAGCAGCTTACAACAGGCTCGAATGTGGCTTTATTTGCAGGTATTGCGGCTTCTGTCATGGGAGTAGCCAATATGCTAGCTTCACCGAAACTTGGAAAAGTTGGAGATCGTAAAGGCTCTCATCACGTTCTCTATTACTCGTTAATAGGGGCAGCGATCTTTTCTATTCCACAGGCATTTGTTCAAGAACTTTGGCAATTAATTACTCTCCGTTTTTTATTAGGGTTATGTATTGGGGGATTGCTTCCTTCAGTCAATTCCTTAGTTAAAACGTTATCGCCTGCTGGCATGGAAAGTAGAACGTATAGTTTCTCCAATAGCGCGGTATATTTAGGAAACTTACTTGGACCTGTAACGGGGGGAGCCATTGTAGCGTTGGTTGGGACAAGAGGTCTCTTTTTATTTGCTGGTATCATATTGCTGATTAGCGTAGCGTATGTAAAAAGAAAAGTTCTCCCAATCCTTGATCGCAAACGCGCAGTTTATGAAGCGAAAGAAATTCCATCATAA
- the rsmD gene encoding 16S rRNA (guanine(966)-N(2))-methyltransferase RsmD: MREMRIIAGQCKGRQIKPVPGTSTRPTTDKVRESIYNIIGPFFEGGLALDLYGGSGALGIEALSRGIEKCVFVDRESKAIETIKWNLEQTKFTKSAEVFRNDSKRALKALQKREVKFSLVLLDPPYHKEQILHDLEKLTAYHLLDDQATIVVEHKKEVTLPESYAGLRMIREETYSGKTTISIYTYEQLRVEEEN, from the coding sequence GTGAGAGAGATGCGTATTATTGCAGGACAATGTAAAGGAAGGCAAATCAAGCCTGTTCCTGGAACTTCTACAAGACCAACAACAGATAAAGTAAGAGAATCGATTTATAATATCATCGGCCCATTTTTTGAAGGGGGTCTCGCTCTTGATTTGTATGGAGGTAGTGGAGCACTAGGCATTGAAGCTTTAAGCCGTGGTATTGAAAAATGTGTGTTTGTGGATCGAGAAAGTAAGGCGATTGAAACAATCAAATGGAATTTGGAGCAAACAAAATTTACAAAATCCGCTGAAGTTTTTCGGAATGATTCAAAGCGTGCGCTAAAAGCTCTTCAAAAACGAGAGGTTAAATTTTCACTTGTTTTATTAGACCCTCCTTACCATAAAGAGCAAATCTTGCACGATCTTGAAAAGCTTACGGCTTATCATTTGTTAGACGATCAAGCAACGATTGTCGTTGAGCACAAAAAAGAAGTGACGCTTCCAGAATCCTATGCAGGATTGCGAATGATTCGTGAAGAAACTTATAGCGGGAAAACAACGATATCCATTTATACATATGAACAGTTGCGTGTTGAGGAGGAGAATTAG
- a CDS encoding methylthioribose kinase — MIQRFIELGEGYSDIYELVELARTNSHRVHRLLVLKTIKNNREVLSPVVVLKPAGEGNLQPLYISREGIPAKEPSVQRQELFEALSKELETPIIPIEVKPSSEFNEVDLYFNYIIGILRLNNLIPPLQ, encoded by the coding sequence ATGATTCAACGCTTTATCGAACTTGGTGAAGGCTATTCTGATATATATGAATTAGTTGAACTGGCAAGAACGAATTCCCATCGCGTTCACCGTTTACTCGTACTTAAAACCATTAAGAATAACAGGGAAGTTTTATCACCAGTAGTCGTCTTAAAACCCGCTGGCGAAGGAAACCTACAGCCTCTTTACATATCTAGAGAAGGTATTCCTGCAAAAGAGCCTTCTGTACAGCGCCAGGAACTATTTGAAGCATTAAGCAAAGAGCTCGAAACGCCAATCATCCCTATTGAAGTAAAGCCTTCAAGTGAATTTAACGAAGTAGATCTTTATTTCAACTATATTATTGGGATTCTTCGCTTAAATAACTTGATTCCTCCGCTTCAGTAA
- a CDS encoding patatin-like phospholipase family protein has translation MNRPKIGLALGSGGARGFAHLGVLKVLLQEKIPIDCIAGSSMGSLVGAIYGSGHDIETMEKMASLFRRKYYLDFTVPKMGFIAGNKVRSLIETLTHGKQIEDMDPPLAIVATDIIKGEKVVFRTGSVAQAVRASIAIPGILVPEKIGERLLVDGGVIDRVPVSVAREMGADLVIAVDVSNVKKEPDVTSIIDVIMQSIDIMQNEMVRLHEINADVMIKPGLESFQSRAFTNVLDIIKIGEEEAYRHLEQIHQAVKVWKEKNK, from the coding sequence ATGAACCGTCCAAAGATCGGATTAGCTCTCGGTTCTGGAGGAGCAAGAGGATTCGCTCATTTAGGCGTACTTAAAGTACTGCTTCAAGAAAAAATTCCGATTGATTGCATTGCTGGAAGTAGCATGGGATCACTCGTCGGTGCCATTTATGGATCGGGACATGATATCGAAACGATGGAGAAAATGGCATCGCTTTTTCGTAGAAAGTATTATTTAGACTTTACCGTTCCTAAGATGGGTTTTATTGCGGGGAATAAAGTGAGAAGTTTAATTGAAACGTTGACTCATGGAAAACAGATAGAAGACATGGACCCTCCGCTTGCGATTGTTGCAACAGACATTATTAAAGGAGAAAAGGTTGTTTTTCGAACCGGGTCTGTTGCGCAAGCGGTAAGAGCAAGTATTGCGATACCTGGAATATTAGTTCCAGAAAAGATTGGGGAACGCCTTTTAGTAGATGGAGGTGTAATTGATCGCGTCCCAGTTTCTGTTGCAAGAGAAATGGGCGCCGATCTTGTCATTGCCGTGGACGTATCCAACGTAAAGAAAGAACCTGATGTGACATCCATTATAGACGTCATTATGCAAAGTATCGATATTATGCAAAATGAAATGGTGCGGCTGCATGAAATTAATGCAGATGTCATGATAAAACCAGGTTTGGAATCCTTTCAATCAAGAGCTTTTACAAACGTATTGGATATCATTAAAATCGGAGAGGAAGAAGCCTATCGCCACCTTGAACAAATTCATCAGGCGGTGAAGGTGTGGAAGGAGAAAAATAAATGA